DNA sequence from the Candidatus Schekmanbacteria bacterium genome:
AAAAGATGAGATGTTTATGAGATATCCAATTTTGTTGATTTTGATTCCTTTCATTTGCGGTATTATATTTTGTGCATTCACTTTGTCTAAGATTAGTATATTTATTCTTTCACTTTTCCTGATTTTAGTCTTTCTCATTTTCTCTTTTTTTTTTGATCGAATTCTTTTTTTAAAATTTCTTTCAATAGCTCTTTCTTTCTACACAGGTATTTTTGCATTTTATCTTGATAACAAAAGGACAACTTTAATTGGTGCAACAGATATTATTCCGCCAGATTCAATAATTGCAGTGACAGGTGAAGTCGTCTCAATTCCTGAAATAAAAAAGGGGAAGACATCATTTATCTTGATGCCGGAAAAAATAAGGTTAGGGCCTAAATATTATACAAGATCAGGTAAAATAAAGGTTTATGTAAAAGATGTTATCGATGATATCGATTATGGAGAGATAGTTCAGCTAACTGGCAAAGTTTTACCAGTTAGGAGTTTTAAAAATTTCAATACCTTCGATTATGAAGAGTTTTTGAAGGATAAGGGAATAGAACTCAATCTTTATGTACAGAGCAGTCTATTTGTCAAACGCACATTTAAGAAAAAGTTTTCCTTTTCAGCAATCGTCTCTTCAATCCGTGAAGAATGGATAAAAGTAATAAGAAGCAATCTTTCGTCTCCTTATTCGGATTTGTGCGCAGGGATTCTTTTGGGAGCAAGAAATCTAATTCCGGAAAATATAAAAAATAGCTTTATCAAATCAGGGACATATCATCTTTTTGCCATATCAGGATTTCATATTGGAATTGTAAGCGTTTTTATTTTTTATCTCTTTAGACTACTTCGATTTGACAGAAAGAAGTCCTCAGCTTTGTCGATTCTTTTTGTGATTCTTTATTCATTTGTTGCAGGTATGGGAAATTCCGTTTTAAGGGCTATGATTATGGCAATCTGTTTCTTTGTTTCAATAATAATCGAGCGCGAAAGGGACCTAAACAATTCTTTGTTCATTGCTCTTTTTATTCTCCTTTTGATTAATCCATCAGGACTCTTTGATGCTGGCCTGCTTTTAACTTTTCTTGCTGCATTTTCAATAATAAACACAGCGCCTTTTTTCTATGAAAAATTGTCCTTTGTTCCCTTCAAATACTTTCGAGGATTGATAGCAGGCACGATATCTGCACAGATTGGGATAATTCCTGTCTTGGCATATTTCTTTAATTACCTTTCGCCTATTGGAGTAATTTCAAACATTATTTCTGTCCCCATAGCGTCTGCATCATTCATTTGGGGACTGGTATGCTTTTTTTCAGCTTTTTTGTCGATGAAAATTGGAAGCATTTTCTTCGGCTTACAGGAATTGTTCCTCTATCTTCTTTTTACAATCGTAGATTATTTTTCATCATTTAAATTTTCTTACATAAACATCAAAAGCCCGAATTTTGTTTCAATATTTCTATATTATCTTATTTTTTCATCTCTCTTCTTGCGGGGATTTAAAAAAATAAAATCTGTTCTCGTCCCTTTATCAATCTTTTTATTGGTTTCAGCTACTATTTATGCAAATGCCGGTTTTATAAAACCGAATCGCTTGACTGCAACTTTTTTAGATGTCGGAGAAGGTGAAGCCGCAGTATTTGAAACACCAAATGGAAGAGCATTCCTTGTTGATACAGGTGGAACATTCGACAATAGTTTTGATATTGGTGAGAAGGTTGTTGCCTCTGCATTATTGAAAAACGGAATTTCCAGACTTGACGCTGTTTTCATAACACATCCCCATCCTGACCATATTAATGGCTTGATTTCTTTGATGAATAAATTGAGAATTAGCCAAATTTATATGTGCGGATGTTTTTCAGAGAAGGAGTATTTAGTTATTAGGGATATTAAGAGGGAAGCAAAAAAACTTGGCATTCCAGTTTCAGAGATATTGAGCGGATTTGAAAAAGATTTTGATAATGTAAAGGTTAAAGTTATATTTCCTAAGAAAAGAGATTGTGATGAAAAAGTTTCAAATATCAATAATCTTTCATTGGTAATGTTTGTAAATTATCTCGATAAAAAAATACTTCTTACAGGAGATATTGAGAGAGATGCCATAGAAAAAATACTTTCAAGAAATGATGATATTTCTGCTGACATAATCAAGGTGCCGCATCATGGGGGAAAATCATCGGCAATTAAAAAGTTTTATGCAAGAAGCGGCGCAAAGTATGCCATAATTTCTGCAGGATATAAAAACAACTTCAACCATCCTTCGCAGGAAATTATCGAAATTCTCGATTCTTTGAAGATGAAGTTCTTTAGGACAGATTTGGACGGGGCAATTAGAGTTAGTATAGACAATTCAGGAATTCATATTTGCACTTTTAATAAAAAGTGATTTAAAAGAATATCTAAAATTTTTTTCAGGAGATGTATATGCAGATTGGAAATTTGGAAGTTGAACTTTTGTGCGCTGGATATTTCAGTCTCGATGGGGGTGCAAGTTTTGGGATTATTCCG
Encoded proteins:
- a CDS encoding DNA internalization-related competence protein ComEC/Rec2 — translated: KDEMFMRYPILLILIPFICGIIFCAFTLSKISIFILSLFLILVFLIFSFFFDRILFLKFLSIALSFYTGIFAFYLDNKRTTLIGATDIIPPDSIIAVTGEVVSIPEIKKGKTSFILMPEKIRLGPKYYTRSGKIKVYVKDVIDDIDYGEIVQLTGKVLPVRSFKNFNTFDYEEFLKDKGIELNLYVQSSLFVKRTFKKKFSFSAIVSSIREEWIKVIRSNLSSPYSDLCAGILLGARNLIPENIKNSFIKSGTYHLFAISGFHIGIVSVFIFYLFRLLRFDRKKSSALSILFVILYSFVAGMGNSVLRAMIMAICFFVSIIIERERDLNNSLFIALFILLLINPSGLFDAGLLLTFLAAFSIINTAPFFYEKLSFVPFKYFRGLIAGTISAQIGIIPVLAYFFNYLSPIGVISNIISVPIASASFIWGLVCFFSAFLSMKIGSIFFGLQELFLYLLFTIVDYFSSFKFSYINIKSPNFVSIFLYYLIFSSLFLRGFKKIKSVLVPLSIFLLVSATIYANAGFIKPNRLTATFLDVGEGEAAVFETPNGRAFLVDTGGTFDNSFDIGEKVVASALLKNGISRLDAVFITHPHPDHINGLISLMNKLRISQIYMCGCFSEKEYLVIRDIKREAKKLGIPVSEILSGFEKDFDNVKVKVIFPKKRDCDEKVSNINNLSLVMFVNYLDKKILLTGDIERDAIEKILSRNDDISADIIKVPHHGGKSSAIKKFYARSGAKYAIISAGYKNNFNHPSQEIIEILDSLKMKFFRTDLDGAIRVSIDNSGIHICTFNKK